A portion of the Chitinophagales bacterium genome contains these proteins:
- a CDS encoding ABC transporter substrate-binding protein, with translation MKKLYSVFAIVVILSSCTSTHEKEKENVPVIGFLDAFQDETIAQAKQGFFDALEKNGYSEKNNSVKVIYRNAQGDIPTLTQAADYFISQKASLIAANTTLATITASQKTKDIPVCMMVAPSPAMAHLTDAAGKAPSNLFGIYETLAYIDTSVALIKQILPNAKSIGTVFNQAEPQSQSALDEIKKQCAVSGLQLISQPVNNSSETQLVISSLLEKNIDAFFAMPDNTIFASFETIVKSCNDKNIPIFTSEAGLVKRGAVAAYGADLYQWGYQAGEQAAIFLKQGNLNGLQPELVKVRRRIYNSSAAKKFNLNFFPPFQQMQ, from the coding sequence ATGAAAAAATTATACAGCGTATTTGCAATTGTTGTTATACTTTCTTCTTGTACATCCACCCACGAAAAAGAAAAAGAAAATGTTCCCGTAATTGGTTTTTTGGACGCTTTTCAGGATGAAACCATTGCCCAGGCTAAACAAGGATTTTTTGATGCGCTTGAAAAAAATGGCTATAGTGAAAAAAATAACTCGGTAAAAGTAATTTACAGAAATGCCCAGGGAGATATTCCTACTCTTACTCAGGCAGCAGATTATTTTATTTCACAAAAAGCATCTCTTATAGCGGCAAACACTACTTTGGCTACCATTACAGCATCACAAAAAACAAAAGATATTCCTGTATGCATGATGGTAGCTCCCAGTCCGGCAATGGCGCACCTGACCGATGCTGCAGGAAAGGCACCATCAAATCTTTTTGGCATATATGAAACACTGGCTTATATTGACACATCAGTGGCCTTAATTAAGCAGATACTGCCAAATGCAAAAAGCATTGGTACTGTATTTAACCAGGCGGAACCTCAGTCGCAATCAGCGCTTGATGAAATAAAAAAACAGTGTGCTGTTTCAGGGCTGCAGCTTATTTCCCAGCCAGTAAACAATTCTTCTGAAACTCAACTAGTCATAAGCTCCCTGTTAGAAAAAAACATAGATGCTTTTTTTGCTATGCCTGATAATACCATTTTCGCTTCATTCGAAACCATTGTTAAATCCTGCAACGATAAAAATATTCCCATTTTTACCTCTGAGGCTGGTTTGGTAAAACGTGGCGCTGTGGCTGCTTATGGAGCAGATTTATATCAATGGGGTTACCAGGCAGGAGAGCAAGCGGCAATATTTCTGAAGCAGGGGAATTTGAATGGCCTTCAACCAGAACTGGTAAAGGTCCGCAGACGTATTTATAACTCTTCCGCTGCCAAGAAATTTAATTTAAATTTCTTTCCTCCATTCCAGCAAATGCAATAA